One window of Dendropsophus ebraccatus isolate aDenEbr1 chromosome 13, aDenEbr1.pat, whole genome shotgun sequence genomic DNA carries:
- the PALS1 gene encoding protein PALS1 isoform X1, giving the protein MPPDASKCYISIKDLLAVSCPECVGSRPRSLLCLCVATCVDRRICIGSNVGMHLIIAHITGLPFVVHSCLLFLPLKAALCCLLPVGFLEMRCLLLESPPSVFLVQCVVTLLRVNAGDSWQLQGGSVLPPPRPSSSHLRAPESGITVPPDKLEDLLSSLKDIQHTLIDSQSQEDLSLLLHLVQNVDFQNAFKIHNAVAVHMNKASPPYPLTPSVQELTQEVQHVLKASHHKESQELNDLLNTPHIQALLLAHDKVAEQEMMPESSSEDRFYENIAQYGDETVKIVRIDKARDIPLGATVRNELDSVIISRIVKGGAAEKSGLLHEGDEILEINGIEIRGKDVNDVFELLAEMHGTLSFVLIPSQQVRPPPARETVVHVKAHFDYDPTDDPYVPCRELGLSFQKGDILHIISQDDPNWWQAYRDGDEDNQPLAGLVPGKSFQQQREAMKQTIEEDKEPEKSGKLWCAKKNKKKRKKILYNANKNDDYDNEEILTYEEMSLYHQPANRKRPIVLIGPQNCGQNELRQRLMNSEADRFAAAVPHTTRSRRDNEVSGRDYHFVSRQTFEADIASGKFIEFGEFEKNLYGTSVDSVRQVINSGKICLLSLHTQALKTLRNSDLKPYIIFIAPPSQERLRALLAKEGRNPKPEELRDIIEKAREMEQNNGHYFDTAIVNTDLDKAYQELLRLINKLDTEPQWVPSSWLR; this is encoded by the exons ATGCCGCCGGACGCCTCTAAATGTTACATTTCCATAAAGGACTTGTTGGCGGTCTCTTGCCCGGAGTGTGTAGGATCCCGTCCCCGCTCccttttgtgtctgtgtgtggccACATGTGTAGACCGTAGGATCTGCATTGGCAGCAATGTTGGGATGCATCTTATTATTGCCCATATAACAGGGCTCCCGTTTGTTGTACACAGCTGCCTTTTATTCCTGCCACTCAAAGCGGCATTGTGCTGTTTACTGCCTGTCGGCTTTCTGGAGATGCGCTGCCTCCTCCTTGAATCACCTCCTTCAGTCTTCCTTGTGCAATGTGTAGTCACATTGCTGCGTGTGAACGCTGGCGACAGCTGGCAGCTGCAGGGAGGGTCCGTCCTGCCGCCTCCCCGGCCGTCCAGCTCACATCTCAGGGCACCAGAATCTGGCATCACAGTGCCGCCTGACA AATTGGAAGACTTATTGAGCTCCCTGAAAGACATCCAGCACACCTTGATAGACTCTCAGAGCCAGGAAGACCTCAGTTTACTTCTTCATCTGGTGCAAAATGTAGACTTCCAGAATGCGTTCAAAATCCACAATGCTGTAGCTGTGCACATGAACAAAGCCAGTCCCCCGTATCCACTTACCCCCAGTGTGCAGGAGTTAACGCAGGAG GTGCAGCACGTCTTAAAGGCAAGTCACCATAAAGAAAGCCAAGAGCTGAATGATCTGCTGAACACCCCACACATTCAG GCGCTCCTTTTGGCCCATGACAAGGTGGCGGAGCAGGAGATGATGCCCGAATCCTCTTCTGAAGATCGGTTTTATGAAAACATTGCCCAGTACGGTGATGAAACTGTTAAAATTGTAAGAATAGACAAGGCAAGAGATATACCCCTG GGGGCCACAGTGAGGAATGAACTGGACTCGGTTATCATCAGCCGCATAGTGAAGGGAGGCGCTGCCGAGAAGAGCGGCTTACTGCACGAAGGAGATGAGATCCTGGAAATCAATGGGATTGAGATTCGGGGGAAAGATGTCAATGATGTCTTTGAGCTGCTG GCTGAGATGCATGGAACGCTGTCTTTTGTTCTTATTCCAAGTCAGCAAGTCAGACCCCCGCCAGCCAGGGAGACAGTG GTACATGTGAAAGCTCACTTTGATTATGACCCCACCGACGACCCCTATGTCCCTTGTAGAGAGCTGGGCCTTTCCTTCCAGAAGGGAGACATTCTTCACATCATCAGCCAAGATGATCCCAATTGGTGGCAGGCTTATAGAGATGGCGATGAGGATAACCAGCCGCTTGCAGGCCTTGTGCCAG GAAAAAGTTTTCAGCAGCAGCGGGAAGCAATGAAGCAGACTATTGAGGAGGATAAGGAGCCTGAAAAGTCAG GGAAATTGTGGTGTGCgaagaaaaacaagaaaaagaggaaaaaaatattatataatgcTAATAAAAATGATG ATTACGACAATGAAGAGATCCTGACCTACGAAGAAATGTCCCTCTATCACCAACCAGCAAACAGGAAGCGGCCCATAGTCCTGATAGGGCCACAGAACTGTGGGCAGAACGAGCTGCGGCAGCGCCTAATGAACAGCGAGGCAGATAGATTTGCTGCCGCTGTACCGC ATACTACTCGGAGTAGACGAGATAATGAAGTGTCGGGCAGAGACTATCACTTTGTCTCCAGACAGACTTTTGAAGCGGACATTGCTTCCGGCAAGTTCATTGAATTTGGGGAGTTTGAGAAAAATCTCTACGGCACCAGCGTGGACTCTGTACGACAAGTCATTAATTCTGGCAAGATTTGCCTCTTAAGTCTTCACACACAG GCTCTTAAAACGCTACGCAACTCTGATCTAAAGCCGTACATTATATTCATCGCTCCTCCTTCTCAAGAGCGGCTGCGAGCACTTCTAGCAAAAGAAGGTAGAAATCCTAAG CCTGAGGAGCTCAGAGACATCATTGAGAAAGCAAGAGAAATGGAGCAAAACAACGGGCACTACTTTGACACCGCCATTGTGAACACTGACTTGGACAAGGCCTATCAGGAACTCCTCCGACTAATCAATAAACTAGACACGGAGCCACAGTGGGTCCCATCCTCCTGGCTGCGGTGA